From Phacochoerus africanus isolate WHEZ1 chromosome 13, ROS_Pafr_v1, whole genome shotgun sequence, a single genomic window includes:
- the CFAP97D2 gene encoding uncharacterized protein CFAP97D2, with the protein MRRAPLLTLTCSKESLQGTWKKAYQDHRRKVQEARPLVDSHAQPTPSHLHLKLGKLKLEEGRLSVITRDNRLLLEKVSGILRPQAQTTSRDAHAQEKYLCCFPEYKREEKRTGASQSSERKRKRSREDHKLGAFLRRSKMEGGPGKGRDPRAPRRRSRTRAGPRVRSFL; encoded by the exons ATGCGCAGAGCCCCCCTGCTGACTCTCACCTGCAGCAAGGAGAGTCTGCAGGGCACGTGGAAGAAAGCCTACCAGGACCACAGGAGAAAG GTCCAGGAGGCCCGGCCGCTGGTGGACTCCCACGCCCAGCCGACCCCCAGTCACCTCCACCTTAAACTTGGGAAGCTCAAG CTGGAGGAGGGCCGGCTCTCCGTCATCACCAGGGACAACCGTCTGCTGCTGGAGAAGGTGTCGGGCATCCTGAGGCCCCAGGCACAGACAACCAGCAGAGACGCCCACGCGCAGGAG AAATATCTATGCTGTTTCCCGGAGTATAAACGGGAGGAAAAGAGAACAGGAGCTTCGCAGAGCTCAGAGAGAAAACGAAAACGCTCTAGGGAGGATCACAAGCTCGGAGCCTTCCTACGGCGCTCGAAGATGGAGGGAGGACCGGGGAAGGGCCGGGACCCCCGGGCCCCGCGGCGGAGATCCCGGACGAGGGCAGGCCCCCGCGTGAGAAG TTTTCTTTAG